From the genome of Leptospira koniambonensis:
TGGTAAACCTACTTATATGTTAGAAGGTTTTACTGGAACTGTAGGAACTCTGATTGACTGGCTTGGAAAAGGGATAGGTCTTTCTGATACTCCTAAAGTATTGAACGAACTTGCTTCTCAAACAAACGACACAGAGGGAGTGATATTTGTTCCTACTGCTTCTGGTATGAGATATCCTCATTTTAATCCGAATGCAAAGGCTTCTGTATTCGGATTGTCTCTTGCGACTCATCGAAGGCATGTTGCAAGAGCAGTACTCGAAGGAATTGCATTATCTTTATTTGATATATTAGAAGGGATCAAGAAGGATACAAATGTTCCTGTAAGTTCCATCATGGTGGACGGGGGGGTTTCCCAATCGGATATACTTTTACAATGTCTTGCGGATTTTTGTAATGTAGAAGTGAAACGTGCGCCTGAGCCTGATATGACAGCTACTGGTGCTGCTTATCTTGCAGGTCTCGGTTCCGGTTACTGGAAAAGTTTAGAAGAATTGAGTAAACTCGAAAGAGGATACAAAATTTTCAAACCTAAGATGGATCCAAAGTTTAGAGAATTAAAATTGGAACGTTGGCATAGAGCGGTTCAATCCACTCTTAAAATAGATTAAATTACTCTTGGATACGAATGGAGCTTACGACGGTGGTCAATTGTTCCGCCAACTCTTCGGTAGGCTCCTCGTCTCCATTATAAGTGATTAAGATCATTCTTTTTTTAGCAGAGACCAGGTAGACCATCCAATGTCTTCCATCTTCTTTTAAAAATTCACAGGCGATGATCTTAGAACCTTCGTTGTTCTCGAAGAATGCAGCCATATCTCTCACAAATTCAATTTTGTGAGTAGCAAGATATCTTTCTATTTCTTCTTCTGGATCGAAACCGCCTTCTTTATTTTCGAAAGCATAGACTTGCATTGCACCGCCGCCATTCTCCTCGAAAAAGGCAGGGATACCTTCGATCACAATATTCTGCCAATGGCCCGGGATGACCATGCTGTACCAGCCGGAGGGAGAACGATAGAGTCTGTAATCTAACTTTTTATCCATTCTAGAAACTATTTCGTCATTTTAATCCGGATAAAAATCCAGGCAAGCATGTTTGGGAATACTTGACATTCGTCTTGTCTCAGTGATTCTCTCCTGGTGATTGCCATCCTGAAAAACAGAAGAGGTCCCTTCTATCTGATCACTACGTTTTTCGCGATCATATTCTTTGCAGTATTCGCGTCGTCTCTTGCGATCCTATTTTCCCTATTCCTGGTCGCAGTCCTAGTTTTATATCCTGTCTTATTGGACTGGTTTTCTCGCTTATATGGTCAGGAAGATATTGCTGACGAGGTACATTTTGCAAAAACCAAAGATGGATGGAATATAGCATTACACAGACATATTCCTCCTATTCCAAATCCTGAACTTGCTCCGGTGATCGTTGTGCATGGGATCGCTACAAATAAGTATGTGATCGATTTGGACAAAAGACATTCTCTTCCTTATTATCTGAAACTAAGAGGTTACGAAGTATTTGCAGTTTCTTTAAGAGGTGCAGGAAGTTCCTACCATGAGAGTAGGGGAGGATACGAAGACTTCACCTTTGATGATTTAGTAAAATATGATGTTCCTGCAATTATCTCCAAAGTGCTTTCTTTGACAGAAAGTAAACGTGTGAATTGGGTCGGCCATTCTATGGGTGCAATGATCTTCTATTCTTATTTAGGGATCACATCCAAATCCGAAAAAGAAAAGATCGCAAGTTTTGTTTCTTTGGGCGGACCGGGAAATCTGAATCATTTAGGTTTGAGCCTGATCGGTTTACTTTCCAGATTTCCTCGTGCCAGAAAAGTTTTAGATCTTAAGTTCGGTGCTTCTATGCTCGCACCTTTGGCAGGAGAAATTTACACACCTATCGATCAGATACTTTATAATCCGAAAGCAACTCGGCCTAGAATAGTGAAAAAGGTAATGAAAAACGCGGTTGAGAATATCAGCGAAGGACTGATTGAACAATTCATGTCTTGGATAGAAACAAAGAAAATGAGTTCCCTCAACGGATTTTATAATTATATAGATCTCCAAAAAGAGATCACGGTCCCTAGTTTATTTATCGCTGGTGCAAATGACGCAATTGCAACTCCTGACACAGTTAGATTCGTATACGAAAGAGCAGGAACTAAGATCAAAAAATTTCATGTGATCTCTAAAGAAGAAGGAGCCAGTGATGATTACGGCCATGGCTGTTTGATCCTTGCGGAGAAGGCAGAAGACGATGTGTTTCCTAAGGTAGAAACCTTCTTAAGAGAACATGGAACCTATAAAAAGCAGAGCTGGTTTTCGAGATTAAAAAGAAAATTCAGACAGAATATTCCAAGATAACACGACATAATCCTGAATTTGCTGCCTTAAAAGAGTGGCATTATTCCTTATATCTCACCAAATCCTGAGTATGTCTCAATATAGATATGCTTAAATAATAAACATATTCTAAAATTGTACCCCTAATTTGAGCACAATATTTAGATTTGGAGAATTGGTACGCTAATTGCATAAGATCTCGGTAGAGCGAAACGAATCCAAAGAGAAAAAGAATCGGATACGTAGAGGTGCTTGACCATGATAGAACTCAAATTTGGGCAAAGAAAAGTAGTTAGCTTCCGAGGTGCAAGGAAGGTTGTCGGTGGTTTAACCGAGAAGAATAAGATCGATATCCTTCTTTATATCAGTAAGGAATTCGCAAACGCGGATAAAGAAGAGGAACTTTACGATATCGTAATAAGCCTCTGTAAAGATATCTTTGAGTGTGATAATACCACTCTTAGGATGTGGAGGGGAAATCTTTTGGTTCCTTCTCGCTTCTTTAAGGAAACAATTCCACCTCGCAGAGACCTCAGTCAGGACGAAGGTTATTCGGGATTCACTTTTAAGACCCGTATGCCTTTACTCATACAGGACTTAACACATCATGCGGAATACATAGACGAGGGAGAAACTACCCGAGCAGTCATGTGTGTTCCGATTATGTATAAAGAAGATTGTTTAGGAACCATTGCAGTAGAGTCAGACACTGAATTTTTCTATAGAGAAGATGATCTCGAAATTTTAGAAGCACTCGGCTCACAGCTTGCACTTGCAATTACGAGTGTTCGTTTGATCCAAGGTTTGGTTCATGCGAATGAAAGAGAGGCTCAGATCCTAAAACAATTGGAATGGGATATGAGAATGGGCCGTAACGTCCAAAGCCAGATCGTAGAGACTACGATTGCTCCTTGGAATGGTCTACATTTCGGAACTTATTATGAACCAATGACTGAAGTTTCCGGAGACTATTTTAATGTAGTCCGTCAAGGAAACTCGATCACTGCGATCATAGTGGATGTATCTGGACACGGTATTCCTGCCGCGTTAGTCACAATGTCCATCCACTATCAATTCCAACGTTGTACTTCCCTTGGTATGGGACTATCCGAAACTTTGGCCGAGTTGGGTGAATCCATCCGGCCACAGCTTCCGGATGGCACTTATTTCACTGCTTTCATTCTGAAAGTTTATAGCGACTATACTTACTCTTATGTAAATGCAGCTCACCAAAAAATGCTACATTACCATAACGGTCATGGGCGGATTGAAGAGTTAGATACCCAGGGAGTTCCTCTTGGTATCTTCGAAGTAGAAAGAAGTAATTTCGAAGAGAAACACGGACGGATCTTACCTGGAGATATTTTATTCTTACCTACTGACGGTATTACTGAACAGAAGAATGAACAACGCCAAGAGTTAGGGAACCAGCGTTTTATAGAATGGATCCGCCAAGAAAAATCAACCATTGAAGAACAAAGAGATAAGATCTATGTTGCGGATTTGGTAGGTTCTTTGATCGGAAGATTCAAAAGATATAAAGGAGATATGAGAAACGGAGATGACGTTTCTTTACTTGCACTCCAATGCAATCCAGAGCTTGGAAAAGCTAAAACATTACTTTCTTTAGCAAAGTCAGCTGCGAAAGCAAAAAAAGACCAAGTCGCTTACGACAAAGCATTGGAAGTATTCTCCATGGATGAGTCTCTCAAAGATAGTTTGGTCCTCCTTGGGAAAATGTATTACAGAGATAGAAATTTCGAGAAGAGCGTACAGTTCTTAGAGAAGTATATCAGAACCAGCGGAGAAGAATCCGAACATATCCATTATCTTTTAGGAAGAGCGTATTACGAACTGGAGAATATTCCAGAAGCAAAGAGAGCATTAAAACGTTCTCTCGCAATCGATCATACATACGCGAAGTCCAGCTTAAGGTTGGCTAGATGTTATTTGAAAGATAATGAGACTCCTAAGGCGATCAAGGTCCTGCAACAAGGTATCAAAAGTGCGCCTACGAATGAGTATCTAAAAATTTCCCTTAAAAAGTTGGAGGAATTAGTAAAAAGAAAATCAGGAGATCTAGTCGTTTCGGAACAAAGAAAAGAAGCGGTTTAATTCATAATAATAAGCGAAGTTCAGGAATCGTGTTCAAAAAATATATAGGAGATTTAGGAAAACATATGCGCATATTGATATTACTTACGCTCGCCTTTGCCTCGAGCGGAATTTGGGCTGACGAAGCCAATCCTGTGACTGCTGAATCCGCGTTAAGCGCAGTTGCAACATTAAGAGATGAAACGAATTGGTTATGGACCTGTATCGCGGGTTTTTTGGTATTTTTTATGCAAGCAGGTTTCGCTTTAGTCGAGGCTGGGTTTACAAGAGCAAAAAATACTGTAAATATTCTAATGAAGAACTTCATGGACTTCTCCTTGGGTTCTTTGGCGTATTGGTTGATCGGATTTTCGATCATGTTTGGACCTCAGCTACTTAGTGGTATCGGATTCGGTTCCATATCTTTAGCTGATAGTCTTTTGATAGTAGATGGAAAGCCTGATCCGAGCAAGTTTACATTCTTCATATTCCAATTGGTGTTTGCAGGAACTGCTGCGACCATCGTTTCGGGAGCTATGGCAGAAAGAACCAAGTTTGTGGATTACGTAATCTTCTCCGTATTGATCACAGCTTTCGTGTATCCAGTCTTTGGTTCAGTAGGCTGGTCCAACTTATTCAACCCGGATAACAAAGGTTATTTGGTAGAAGCAGGATTTATAGATTTTGCTGGTTCCACCATAGTCCACTCGGTAGGCGGATGGGCAGGACTTGCAGGAACAATAGTTCTTGGGCCTCGTATCGGAAAATACCAAGACGGGAAAGTCCTTCCTATCTTAGGTCATAACATGACGATCGCAGCTCTTGGGGTTTTCATTTTATGGTTAGGTTGGTTCGGATTTAACCCTGGATCCACTACTTCTGTCAACGGAGGAAGCTTCGCTATTATCGCAGTTACGACTAACTTTGCGGCGGCCGCTGGAGCAGTCTCTTCCATGGCTGTAACTTGGATACTTTTCAAAAAGCCGGATATAGGTCTTTCTTTGAACGGTGCCTTAGCAGGACTTGTGGCGATCACAGCTCCTTGCGCAAACGTAAGTATCAGTTCTGCGATCATCATCGGACTTGTAGCGGGGATACTCGTAGTATTCAGCGTTTTATTCTTTGATAAGATTAAAATAGACGATCCTGTGGGAGCAGTTTCCGTTCACGGAGTTTGTGGAGCTTGGGGAACTATCGCAGTAGGTCTTTTCGCGGAACAAGCTTTTGGCGGAGTCAATGGTTTATTCTTCGGTGGCGGGATCGACCAGTTACTAGTTCAGCTACAAGGTGTAGGTCTCGGATTTGTTTGGGCATTCGGGGCGAGTTTACTGATATTCTTAGGACTCAGATTCACCATCGGTCTAAGAGTTTCCGAAGACGAAGAGATCCAAGGTCTGGATATTCTGGAACACGGAAACGAAGCGTATCCAATTTCCAAATAAGGAACTTACGAAAACCTCCGCGGTCTACTGCGGGGGTTTTCTTTTACGTTGACGAAAAAGAAAGGTTCCGCCCGAATTGAGGTATGCGTTCTGGATTTGCCATCCGCTTCTTCCAAATATCTCTTTTCTTACTCTGTTTTCTTTTTTTCGGCTGCTTCGAATATGAAGAAACTCTGACTATTAATTCCAATCTAAGCGGGACTTTGGAAATCTCTTACGTGGTTCCGACCAAACGTAAGTCGGAAGAATCTCTCATAAAATTTCTTCCAACTAGACAGGAAGAGATCCAGAACAGATTGAACAAAGGTTTTTTTGCCAAAAGCCTCGTACTAAAAGATTATACCTTCCAAAAATTAGAAAGTTCTGAAGCAGAACCTGGCGTATTCCGTGAAAAAGCAAAGGTGACTTACAAAGTAGATTTCACTGATATTTCTCAGTTAGAAAATGTGCTTCTCGGAAATGTTCAGATCAAAAAAGAGAAGGTGAATACAATCTATATCAAAAGAGAATTCCCTTCTATCAGCAAATCTCTGGAATCTATGCAGATGGACGGAGAGAAAAAGGTCTTAAGTGAAACTTTGAGATTGATCCGCGGGAGCGCGCTTAACTTCAAAGTGAATTTTCCGATCACTTCTGTTTGTTATACAAATCGTGGAGAACAAAGTTTAGGAAGACTCGCTTATAGATTGCCTCTTGCAGACACTGTAGAGAAGTTCGGGAACAAATCCTGGGATTACAGGATTACCTTCGTCTACTAATCTAGTAATGCGGGATTGGGTGCTTGTCGCAAAGGCCTTCGGCACATTGCCCTTTGGGCAACGTCGACAAGCTTGTGCTTAGGTTGATTTTTTCGTTGTTAGAGAATTCCTAACTCGCTGCAGTACTTTCCAAATAGTTCAAATCCATTTCGGTCACTTTCTGTGATTTCATAATGTAATTCTTCGGTAAGATACGTTCTGACTAGGTCAGTGGGAAGTCTGGATTCTTTTTGAATGATATCTTCGATATGAGCTAGGCCGTATTTTAAAGAATCCTCATAGAAACTATCCGGTAATTCCAAAGGTTTTTTGGAAGCCCAGAGTGCAAATATGAAAGAAGTTCCAGTGGTTTCATACCACCATTCTGCCAGGTCCTTTACTTCATAAACATCCGGATCCCATTCTGCAAATAATGCATTGTCCCCGAAAAGCATATGAGACCCTCTTCCGATAGAAATTTCTTCTTTGATGATCTTAGGGTCGGTGGGAGCTACTTCTGGCAATTTTCCGGAATCGTTATGTACGAGTACTCTGACGAGGGCCATACTGGTTCTCGAGCCATTGTCTGTAAGAATTCTATAAGGAGGATAGGCTTCTTTTTTATTTTTGAAAAACTTAATGGAACGGACCTGTTTAGAGGCGCAAACCCCGACTTTCATAGAAACTGAAAGTACGTCCTCGTTTCTTAGGCATTCGATGGAGGATATTAATCCTACGTCTACCAGGCCTCGTAATAGATAATCCTTTAAAAGAGAGGGATTTTCTGGTACGACTTTATGCTCTGAATTCTGCTCGAATCCCCAGGTTAGGGGACGGGCGTTCAGGTGTTTGACGATTCCGATTCTCACTTATTGTTTTTTTCCAGAAAAAAGATCCGTTTTTTTAGCCTATTTACCAGAAAAACGATATATCCCTTCTAAGCCAGAAAAATTAGTTTTTCCTTTCCTTTTCCAGGCTGTTTCCCGACTGTATTCCGGGGTAGGGACCTGTTCGTCCAATCTATGGAATGAGTCCGTCGAAACCGATGCTGATCAAAGTAGATTATGAGATCCTAAATGGTGATCATGAGGCTTTGCGTGCCTATTTGAATTCTCATATAGAAGGGAATCCCTCTTCTGTAATTTTGGATTTGGATGAGGTGCAAGTTCTCACCTCGGTCGCTTTAGGCTCCTTGGTTGCGTTTGCAAATCGCCTCCGAGGCCAGGGTGTACTTTTGGAAACGATCAATGTCAGCCCTAAATTATTAGAAATTATTAAATTAGTCTCTTTGGACCAAGCATTGGGTATTCGCTGATTTATGGATGATAATTTTTCCAGTTTCTCTCAGATCACAGACGAAGAGTTCAAATTCATCAAGGATTTGATGTATAAGGAAACCGGAATATTCCTGGCGGATCATAAAAAGATAATGGTCCAATCCAGGCTAAATTCCAGGGCGAGAATGCATAAGATGCAGAATGTTTCGGAATATATCCGAGGTCTGCAGGCGGATCGTAAGTTTTTCCAAAGTGAACTTACTGAACTAATCAATCGTATTACTACTAACAAAACCGATTTCTTTCGAGAAAATCACCATTTCGAATTTTTGAAAGAAACCTTCTTTCCTTCCGTAGAGGAGAAGGCTTTGAAGTCCGGAAAAAAGCAGCTTCGTATCTGGTCCAGCGCTTGTTCTACAGGCGAGGAACCGTATACAATCGCAGTTACTTGTGCAGAATATTTTATGCATAAGCCTGGTTGGGATATTAAAATTTTTGCATCCGATATTGATACGAATGTGGTGCAAACCGCTCAAGAAGGTATTTACAAAGCGGATCGTTTGGAGCCTGTGAGTGAGGCTCTTAAAAAAAGATATTTTCTAAAAGTTAAGGATCTTTCTGGAAAGAACCAAGACACTTACCAAGTAAAACCTGAGATCAAGTCTATGATCGAATTTTATAAGGTAAATCTTTTAGAAACTCCTTATCCGATACGAGAGAAGGTGGATTGTATTTTTTGCAGGAATGTGATCATCTATTTTGATAAGCCTACTCAAAAGAAAATTTTCGAGAACTTCGAGCATGTTTTGAAGGACAGAGGACTTTTGGTGATTGGCCATTCTGAAACTCTTTTCGGGATCTCGGAAGCATATAAATTCTTAGGCCATACTGTTTATCAGAAAAAGCCTAAAATCTGATTCCACTGTTTCTGAGTGAAACTTTTGCTTTAATTTTCTAAACGATTATAGTTTGAATTTTTCGGAGATATTTTTGAGTATCTCCGCGGTATTCGATAGGTTTCTGGAAGAAGAGGACATTTGTTCCGCTCCTGATGCAGTGTTGATCGTATGCTCGTTGATCTGCATAATCACCTGAGAAATTTCCGAAACCGCTTTTTTCTGTTCGTCCGCAGCTAATTTTACCGCTTCCGATTCAATCCTTACTTTGCCTGCATTATCCGTCACAGCCTGGTTTATATCAGTTTGAGAACCTGTGATAGAGTATAATCTATCCATCGCATCAGAAACCTGATCTACATTTCGGATGATCGCATGAATGATCTCTGTAGATGCTTGGATCCCTTTTGCTCCGCTATCCAATTCTCCGGTGTTTTTATTGATCATCGCAGAGATAGATTTGATAGAAGAGGCAGTCTTTTCTGAAAGTTTGGAGATCTCTTCTGCAACTACTGCAAATCCTTTTCCTGCTTCTCCAGCTCTTGCTGCTTCTATCGCAGCGTTCAACGCGAGAAGTTGGGTTTGTTCAGAAATATCGTTGATGATCCCTATGATTGCGGTCATTTCTCCAGATGATTTTAGAATATTAGAGATCATCGCATTCATTCCAGAAAGAGATTCTTCTCCTTTTTTTGCCTGGAGAGAAATGGACTTTGCCATATTCAGAGTAGCCTGGACTTCATTACCGATCTGACTCACACTTTGGGAAAGTTCTGTGATCTTGATCTGGAATTCAGAAATATTCTTATACTGATTATAGATGGAGCCGGAAATATTATCCATCCCTGCAGACATCTCTTCGACTGTTGCAGACATTTCTTCCGTAGATGCCGCTGTGGATTGGGCTCCATTGGAGAAGTTTTCAGAACTTGCAGATAATTCTTCGGCAGAAGCCGCAAGCTCTTGGGAGATTTTTTGGATATCCCTTACTGAGATTCTCAAACTTTCTAAGAATGAGTTGGTATCCTTGCTTAGATCTCCTATCTCATCCTCATGATAAATTTTTAGACTTGCTGTAAGGTCTCCGCTCGACATGGAACGGAATAATTCTCTCGCTTCTTGTAAAGGATGGAGACGAACATTTACTATTTTATAAATAATGAATATGGAAACGATCAAAAAAACGAGTGCAAATGCGATGATCCTAAATAACATTTGGTGAACTACTTCTGCGAGTTCGTCCTTGGACACCACTGCAGAAACTCTAAGGCCGTATTCCGGAACATCATAAACTGTGGCGATTTTATCCTTTTTGAAAAAATACTCCATATGTTGTTCAGAAGGAAGGGTCATTAATTGTTTGCCCCAATCCGTTTTGCTTAGATCCAATTTTAAGATTAGCGATTTATCTGGATGTCCTACAACCACTCCATTCATATCAGTGATTGCAATATATCCGTCAGATCCAATTGTGATCCCGCTAACAATTGCTTCTGTCATTTTACTAAGTGAGATCGCAAAACCTAAAATACCAACTACTTGGTTTCCTTCTTTGGTCGGAACTGTAAGAACTGCAACTGCTTCTCCAGTTACTGGAGAAGGGTTTACCTTACTTAAAAGATTTTTTCCTTCTAGTGCGGCTTTGATATTTGCATCAAAGCCAGTTCCTCCCCAGCGGAAGTTAATCGCCTTTCCTGTGGCATCTGCAAATACTAAAGGATTTTCTTCCGGAGTGGATAAAAATACGTTCTCATAAGTATCATATTTTTTGAATACGTTTGCGAGAGTTGGGTTTAAATTCCCCTTATCTCTTGCAATGGTTGCTTTGACGAATGGGGTGTTAGAATTAACGAATTCCGCCAAAGTAGCTTGTTGGTCGAAGAAAAATTTGATATGTTTTCCAGCGAGTTTCGAGATCTTTTTCATCTCGTCAATATATGCTTCTTCCACATATTTTTTTGCGGTAAAGTATGCGAAGGAGGAAATCCCAACTGTAAGTAGAACTATAGTAATAGTGCTTACTGCGAGAATAATGATCTTTAAACTGTTTCTTTGCATTTTGTGAGTCGAACCAGGGCTGGATTATATTTTGAACTTTTCGGTTATATTTTTTAGTATTTCCGCTGTTGTGGCTAAGTTCTGAGCAGAGGAGGACATCTGTTCGGAACCAGATGCGGTATTTAAAGTATGCTCGTTGATCTGAGTGATTACTTGAGCGATCTCTCTTACTGCTCTTTTTTGTTCGTCGGTTGCGAGTTTTACACCTTCTGCTTCTGTTCCTACACGATCTGATTGTTCATCCACAGATCTGTTCACTGATTCTTGTGCAGAAGTGATCTCGAATAGATGACTCATTGCTTCGCCAACAGAGTCCACATTTTTGATAATACTATGTAGTATCTCAACGGAAGAACGAATTCCTTTGGCTCCTTCGTCCAGCTCGGAATTATTCTTATTGATCATCTCTCCAATGGATTTGATAGAAGAAGCCGTTTTCACTGAAAGTTTGGAGATCTCCTCTGCAACTACAGCGAATCCTTTTCCTGCTTCTCCGGCTCTTGCTGCTTCTATCGCTGCATTTAATGCGAGAAGTTGAGTTTGATCGGAGATATCATTTATGATCCCAATGATAGATTTCATTTCTCCGGAAGACTTCAGGATATTTTCTATCATGTTGCTCATTCCAGTGAGTGAACTTTCTCCTCTTTTTGCTTCTTGGGAAATGGACTCGGCGATTTGCAGAGTATTTTTGATCTCAGAACCTATCTTTCTTACTCCGGAAGATAATTCCTTTATTTTAGTATGAAATTCTAATATATTCGAATATTGCCTGTCTGTAACTGAGGAAATATTTTCCATACCCGCTGACATTTCTTCTACAGTCGCAGACATTTGTTCAGAAGAAGCAGCTGTAGATTGAGCCCCTGTAGCAAAACTTTGGGAAGAAACTGTTAATTCTTCTGCGGAAGAAGCAAGTTCCATTGCAATACGTTGGATATCTTTGAGTGAAGTCCTAAGACTGGCAATAAATGAATTCAGATCTGAACTCATTGCACCTATCTCGTCGCTGTATACTACTTGAATATCCGAGGTAAGGTCACCTTGGGCCATTGTTTGGAAAAGTTTGCTGGCATTCTCCAATGGATCTAATCTCTTCTTTAAAAGAACATAAAGTAGGAAAATAGAAATCCCAACTGTAGCTATGCTGATTAGTCCAATAGATAGTAATAGTTCTCCGAGTGCCTCTCTGATCTCTGTTTTAGGTTGGATCGCAATTACTGACATTCTCCATTGGTCTAACCTAAAAATAGTAGAGTAACGATCTGCACCTTTGAAACTGAATTCAAAAATTTCTCCACTTTTTAATTCCAGCATCTTCTGGCCATATGGTTCTTTGGCCACATTCAAGTTCATGATCATTTCTTTTTTAGGGTGGGCGATCACAAGCCCTGTTTGGCTCATTACGGAAACATAACCTTGTTCTCCGATACGGATCTTATTGATCACTTTTTCAGAAACATCTTCAAAAGAAAGAGCGATGTTCAGGATCCCAACAATGGTTCCCGCGTTACGGATCGGAACTGAGATCACTGCAACAGGAAGTCCAGTGATAGGAGATTTTTGAGGAGGGCCTAGATAAGATTTCCCTTCTTTTACGGATTCTATATTATCTTTTAGTTCGTCTCCTTGTGCTCTATAGCCTAAAGACTTCCCACCTAAACTATCTGCTAAGATCCTTTTTTGTCCATCCAGGCTCATAACGAAAATGTTTTCGTAAATTCCATATCGTTCGTGAACTTCTTTAAAAAAATCTCCTGCGATTGGTTTTCCAGTAAGTGCGGTTTGTATTGCCCTTGGATCAGCAGCTAACGTCTTAGCCACGTTAGTATGGGAGAGTAAGAATGCATCAAACTCTTGAGCAACCACAGCCACCACATTCTGCATTTGATTGAGATGGTTTTCTGTGATCTTTTTCTGGC
Proteins encoded in this window:
- a CDS encoding LIC11874 family lipoprotein, translating into MRSGFAIRFFQISLFLLCFLFFGCFEYEETLTINSNLSGTLEISYVVPTKRKSEESLIKFLPTRQEEIQNRLNKGFFAKSLVLKDYTFQKLESSEAEPGVFREKAKVTYKVDFTDISQLENVLLGNVQIKKEKVNTIYIKREFPSISKSLESMQMDGEKKVLSETLRLIRGSALNFKVNFPITSVCYTNRGEQSLGRLAYRLPLADTVEKFGNKSWDYRITFVY
- a CDS encoding menaquinone biosynthetic enzyme MqnA/MqnD family protein, with translation MRIGIVKHLNARPLTWGFEQNSEHKVVPENPSLLKDYLLRGLVDVGLISSIECLRNEDVLSVSMKVGVCASKQVRSIKFFKNKKEAYPPYRILTDNGSRTSMALVRVLVHNDSGKLPEVAPTDPKIIKEEISIGRGSHMLFGDNALFAEWDPDVYEVKDLAEWWYETTGTSFIFALWASKKPLELPDSFYEDSLKYGLAHIEDIIQKESRLPTDLVRTYLTEELHYEITESDRNGFELFGKYCSELGIL
- a CDS encoding CheR family methyltransferase; translated protein: MDDNFSSFSQITDEEFKFIKDLMYKETGIFLADHKKIMVQSRLNSRARMHKMQNVSEYIRGLQADRKFFQSELTELINRITTNKTDFFRENHHFEFLKETFFPSVEEKALKSGKKQLRIWSSACSTGEEPYTIAVTCAEYFMHKPGWDIKIFASDIDTNVVQTAQEGIYKADRLEPVSEALKKRYFLKVKDLSGKNQDTYQVKPEIKSMIEFYKVNLLETPYPIREKVDCIFCRNVIIYFDKPTQKKIFENFEHVLKDRGLLVIGHSETLFGISEAYKFLGHTVYQKKPKI
- a CDS encoding ammonium transporter, whose product is MRILILLTLAFASSGIWADEANPVTAESALSAVATLRDETNWLWTCIAGFLVFFMQAGFALVEAGFTRAKNTVNILMKNFMDFSLGSLAYWLIGFSIMFGPQLLSGIGFGSISLADSLLIVDGKPDPSKFTFFIFQLVFAGTAATIVSGAMAERTKFVDYVIFSVLITAFVYPVFGSVGWSNLFNPDNKGYLVEAGFIDFAGSTIVHSVGGWAGLAGTIVLGPRIGKYQDGKVLPILGHNMTIAALGVFILWLGWFGFNPGSTTSVNGGSFAIIAVTTNFAAAAGAVSSMAVTWILFKKPDIGLSLNGALAGLVAITAPCANVSISSAIIIGLVAGILVVFSVLFFDKIKIDDPVGAVSVHGVCGAWGTIAVGLFAEQAFGGVNGLFFGGGIDQLLVQLQGVGLGFVWAFGASLLIFLGLRFTIGLRVSEDEEIQGLDILEHGNEAYPISK
- a CDS encoding STAS domain-containing protein, encoding MLIKVDYEILNGDHEALRAYLNSHIEGNPSSVILDLDEVQVLTSVALGSLVAFANRLRGQGVLLETINVSPKLLEIIKLVSLDQALGIR
- a CDS encoding SpoIIE family protein phosphatase; translated protein: MIELKFGQRKVVSFRGARKVVGGLTEKNKIDILLYISKEFANADKEEELYDIVISLCKDIFECDNTTLRMWRGNLLVPSRFFKETIPPRRDLSQDEGYSGFTFKTRMPLLIQDLTHHAEYIDEGETTRAVMCVPIMYKEDCLGTIAVESDTEFFYREDDLEILEALGSQLALAITSVRLIQGLVHANEREAQILKQLEWDMRMGRNVQSQIVETTIAPWNGLHFGTYYEPMTEVSGDYFNVVRQGNSITAIIVDVSGHGIPAALVTMSIHYQFQRCTSLGMGLSETLAELGESIRPQLPDGTYFTAFILKVYSDYTYSYVNAAHQKMLHYHNGHGRIEELDTQGVPLGIFEVERSNFEEKHGRILPGDILFLPTDGITEQKNEQRQELGNQRFIEWIRQEKSTIEEQRDKIYVADLVGSLIGRFKRYKGDMRNGDDVSLLALQCNPELGKAKTLLSLAKSAAKAKKDQVAYDKALEVFSMDESLKDSLVLLGKMYYRDRNFEKSVQFLEKYIRTSGEESEHIHYLLGRAYYELENIPEAKRALKRSLAIDHTYAKSSLRLARCYLKDNETPKAIKVLQQGIKSAPTNEYLKISLKKLEELVKRKSGDLVVSEQRKEAV
- a CDS encoding alpha/beta fold hydrolase codes for the protein MIAILKNRRGPFYLITTFFAIIFFAVFASSLAILFSLFLVAVLVLYPVLLDWFSRLYGQEDIADEVHFAKTKDGWNIALHRHIPPIPNPELAPVIVVHGIATNKYVIDLDKRHSLPYYLKLRGYEVFAVSLRGAGSSYHESRGGYEDFTFDDLVKYDVPAIISKVLSLTESKRVNWVGHSMGAMIFYSYLGITSKSEKEKIASFVSLGGPGNLNHLGLSLIGLLSRFPRARKVLDLKFGASMLAPLAGEIYTPIDQILYNPKATRPRIVKKVMKNAVENISEGLIEQFMSWIETKKMSSLNGFYNYIDLQKEITVPSLFIAGANDAIATPDTVRFVYERAGTKIKKFHVISKEEGASDDYGHGCLILAEKAEDDVFPKVETFLREHGTYKKQSWFSRLKRKFRQNIPR